One Hemitrygon akajei unplaced genomic scaffold, sHemAka1.3 Scf000099, whole genome shotgun sequence genomic window, acactgaagcCTGAATTATGCTTCACCGTACGGTCCGCATAGCTGCGTATCTGATGCGGCAACCCTAGGCCATACCGTACGCCGTAGCCTAAAGAACACCTTATGAAAATGTAACTGTGCGTCACAGACCGTGAGAACTGTGATCGGTCTGCTTGGTAGCAGCACATTTCCTCCGAGGTATTTCCTGTTGCTTCGAAGTTGGAAGATGGACCAAATCGAGGAGAGGTTACGTGAGGAAGTCAGAAAATATCTACATTTGTACGACTCTCCATTGGTTACACTATAAAAGACTTGCAAATGGCATGAAATTCGTGTAAAGAAATTTCCACAAACATCGGTTTGGACGTCGTGGACTGcacaaagaaatagaaaagcttctcttttctgcgctgcagtaatttcaataaaagtaactcttgttcaacatcaattagctccaactccaacaagatGTACTCAGCAGTCGCGCCATCGTTCCCAACTCCAGATGAGTCAATTCAATACAGTGACATAGAACCCCAACACCAACTAGCGCTTTGCCAGAGCAatgcagacacacaaactcacaagtAAAAATGCACACAACGGTGTAGGCCACTTGCATGGCGCTACTGTGTATGCTACACTGTAGCGTCTACGCAGAGGTATAATTCAGGCTTGAGtctgtgaacggcctctccccagtgtgaactgaccagtGTGCTTGCAGGtggtatgactgagtgaatcccttcccacagtctgagcaggtgaatggcctctccccggtgtgaactcgctgatgtaccttcagtttagatgacaaagtgaatcttcacttgagatgactgagtaaatcttttcccacagtctgaacagctgaatggcctctctccagtgtgaattcgctgatgtaccttcagttgagatgaccgagtgaatcccttaccacagtctgaacaggtgaatggccgctcccctgtgtgaactcgctggtgtgccaataggtgggatgactgagtgaatcctttcccacagtctgagcatgtgaatggccgctcccctgtgTGAGCTCGCTGGTGAACCAttaggtgagatgaccgagtgaatcccttcccacagtctgagcatctgaacggccgttccccagtgtgaactctctgatgtaccttcaggtcaggtgaacaagtgaatcccttcgcACAGacggagcagatgaacggcctctctccagtgtgtactctctgatgtaccttcagtttagatgacagagtgaatcccttcccacagtccgagcaggtgaacggccgctccccagtgtgaactcgctggtgagccattagggtggatgactgagtgaatcccttcccacagtctgagcatgtgaatggccacaccccagtgtgaactgactgatgtctcagtagctgtgatgacaaagtgaatccctccccacagtatgagcaggtaaacggcctatccccagtgtgaactgacctgtgtgcttgtaggtgggctgactgagtgaatcccttcccacaatctgagcaggtgaacagcctctctccagtgtgaactcgctgatgtaccttcagtttagatgagcaagtgaatcccttcccacagtctgagcaggtgaacggcctctccccagtgtgaactcgctgatgtaccttcagttcagatgaacgagtgaatcccttcccacagtctgagcaagtgaacggcctctctccagtgtgaattctttgatgtactttcagttggtatgagcaagtgaatccttttccacaatatgagcaggtaaacggtctctccccagtgtgaactctctgatgtagcttcagtttagatgacttagtgaatcccttcccacagtctaaacaAGTGAACAGCCACTCCTCAGTGTGGACTTGCTGGTGAACCatttggtcagatgaccgagtgaaaccTTCCCTACAAATTCAGcaaatgaccagcctctgccccagtgtgaactaactggtgtgtccacaggtgggaagaccaactgaatcccttctcacacacagaacaggtggatggccttgtcccagtgtgaacttattgatgtcccttcagttgaaatgtccatctgaatccattcccactgtcgtACCCGTTTAAAATGACAGGtgtgccagtcggtcagatgatagagtgaatccctctccacagtctgagcaggaatgcTGATCGAGTGAAtcgcttgctccacttcttaaatatctggacagagacagcaaaactggtgtgttgtgttttaGATTTCCGTAGAGAAATTCCTTGTGAtttgtaacctgtaaaaagatttacaaaatccatcagtgggtgtaggacagcatttcagatgagatcactgagTTGTCAAGCTGTGAACTGACATCACACAgatacagtgaggttcaacacaagttggagagagaaatcatcttccaactgggcacagtgctggcatctggaatgaccatcaaactctctctgatgctcttcctgtctctataagaatggggcatttctgtcatctccaatctgtgacctggctcagtttgactctctccattggtattattccctgttcccactgagctgcatgggttcctggccccacagtaactgaagcACTCTCACCGAAaaagccagcagtgcattccacacactcaccactctctgtgtaaaaaacttacccctgacatcccctcggtatctatttccaagcaccttaaaactctgctcccttgtgttagacatttcagccctgggaaaacaaacctctggctatgcacacgatcaatgcccctcatcatcttatacacctaaaaaagtctctaaacataaacaaggaaattacacattgctttgaggatttgttggaagtatacaagatgatgagggagaagattgggtaaataaatgcaagcagctttttccactgaggttgggtgggatgacaatcagaggtcatgggtaggtggggaaggtgaaaatttaatcggaatatttggaaaagctctttactgaaatggttgtgagagtgtggaatgagatgccagcacaagtggtgaatatgagctcggtttcaccgTTTAAAagcagtttggatgggagcctggatggtaggggtatggatttgtgtaaaaatggcccaaaggatatcggggaccaaattcaccacaaccacaaactgttcctgctgctaccatccaggaaacggtaccacagcaaaaggaccaacaggctccgggacatcattttccaccaggccatcagactgattgattgatttctatgttttctagactgtcctatatacaaactaattattataaatcaatttcaattacacattgcacatttagacagtaatgtaacgtaaatatttctactcctcatccaTATGaaggatatttgtaataaagtcaattcaattcaccctctccactatctgttctgtcaatctagctcccattccccctacaacttatttaaaccacatcaacccccccccccccccgcactacCTCTAGCAAGCCATATCACTAGGATATTAGTTGCCTCttggtctgttcccctaactaacaaatctcctatcacccctttgactttcctctgtcaGGCAATTACCCCCAACAGtgtctaaagtggtccacctgctgttgtgCG contains:
- the LOC140723056 gene encoding uncharacterized protein, with the protein product MVHQQVHTEEWLFTCLDCGKGFTKSSKLKLHQRVHTGERPFTCSYCGKGFTCSYQLKVHQRIHTGERPFTCSDCGKGFTRSSELKVHQRVHTGERPFTCSDCGKGFTCSSKLKVHQRVHTGERLFTCSDCGKGFTQSAHLQAHRSVHTGDRPFTCSYCGEGFTLSSQLLRHQSVHTGVWPFTCSDCGKGFTQSSTLMAHQRVHTGERPFTCSDCGKGFTLSSKLKVHQRVHTGERPFICSVCAKGFTCSPDLKVHQRVHTGERPFRCSDCGKGFTRSSHLMVHQRAHTGERPFTCSDCGKGFTQSSHLLAHQRVHTGERPFTCSDCGKGFTRSSQLKVHQRIHTGERPFSCSDCGKRFTQSSQVKIHFVI